In Vibrio gangliei, a single window of DNA contains:
- a CDS encoding isocitrate lyase → MPNSTTQNSYKNQISEATKAVEGNATWNAITPEYVARMRLQNPFRTGLDIARFTAKIMREDMNAYDQNPANYTQSLGCWHGFIGQQKMISIKKHFETTRGRYLYLSGWMVAAMRSEFGPLPDQSMHEKTSVPMLIEELYTFLKQADARELNHLFKDLDAAQAAGDQVKVQAVQKQIDNFETHVVPIIADIDAGFGNEEATYLLAKKMIEAGACCIQIENQVSDAKQCGHQDGKVTVPHEDFLAKINAVRYAFLELGVEDGVIVARTDSLGAGLTQKIPVSQTPGDLADQYNAYIDGVEIKSLSELNSGDMVLKQGDAVIKPTRLPNGLIRFKPNTGEDRVVLDCITSLQNGADLLWIETEKPHIGQIAGMVNRIREVIPNAKLVYNNSPSFNWTLNFRQQVFDAWTEEGKDVSAYDRDQLMNQVYDGSELALAADEKIQNFQRDAAAQAGIFHHLITLPTYHTAALSTDNLAKDYFGEQGMLAYVAGVQRKEIRQGLASVKHQDMSGSNIGDDHKEYFSGEQALKASGENNTMNQFS, encoded by the coding sequence ATGCCAAACTCTACAACTCAAAATAGCTATAAGAATCAAATCTCTGAAGCAACCAAAGCGGTTGAAGGTAATGCAACTTGGAATGCGATCACACCAGAATACGTGGCTCGTATGCGTCTGCAAAACCCCTTCCGTACTGGTCTAGACATTGCGCGCTTTACAGCAAAAATCATGCGTGAAGACATGAATGCCTATGACCAAAACCCAGCCAACTACACCCAATCACTAGGTTGCTGGCATGGTTTTATCGGCCAACAAAAGATGATTTCGATTAAGAAACACTTTGAGACCACACGTGGCCGTTACCTATACCTTTCTGGCTGGATGGTAGCCGCAATGCGCTCTGAATTTGGTCCTCTACCCGACCAATCTATGCATGAAAAAACGTCCGTACCGATGCTGATTGAAGAGCTTTACACTTTCTTAAAACAAGCCGATGCACGTGAACTGAACCATCTATTTAAAGATCTGGATGCCGCGCAAGCAGCAGGCGATCAAGTGAAGGTACAAGCGGTTCAAAAACAAATCGACAACTTTGAAACTCACGTGGTGCCAATCATTGCCGATATCGACGCTGGTTTTGGTAACGAAGAAGCGACTTACCTACTGGCGAAGAAAATGATTGAAGCGGGCGCATGCTGTATTCAAATCGAAAACCAAGTATCGGATGCCAAACAATGTGGTCACCAAGACGGTAAAGTCACCGTGCCACATGAGGACTTTTTAGCCAAAATCAACGCAGTTCGCTACGCATTCCTAGAACTTGGCGTAGAAGATGGCGTGATTGTTGCGCGTACTGACTCACTCGGTGCGGGCCTAACGCAAAAAATTCCTGTATCACAAACACCAGGTGACCTAGCTGACCAATACAACGCGTATATTGATGGTGTGGAAATCAAATCGCTTTCTGAACTGAACTCGGGCGATATGGTGCTAAAACAAGGTGATGCGGTAATCAAGCCGACTCGTCTACCGAATGGCCTAATTCGCTTTAAACCCAATACAGGTGAAGACCGCGTGGTGTTGGATTGTATCACCTCGCTACAAAATGGGGCAGACCTATTGTGGATTGAAACCGAGAAACCACACATTGGCCAAATCGCAGGCATGGTAAACCGTATTCGCGAAGTGATCCCAAATGCGAAATTGGTGTACAACAACAGCCCATCGTTCAACTGGACTCTGAACTTCCGTCAGCAAGTGTTTGATGCATGGACGGAAGAAGGCAAAGACGTATCGGCTTACGACCGTGACCAACTAATGAACCAAGTGTACGACGGCTCTGAATTGGCATTAGCTGCGGATGAGAAAATCCAAAACTTCCAACGCGATGCAGCAGCGCAAGCGGGTATTTTCCACCACTTGATCACGCTACCAACCTACCACACTGCGGCGCTTTCAACCGATAACTTGGCGAAAGACTACTTCGGTGAACAAGGTATGTTGGCTTACGTGGCAGGCGTTCAACGTAAAGAAATCCGCCAAGGCTTGGCGTCAGTAAAACACCAAGACATGTCGGGCTCGAACATCGGTGATGATCACAAAGAGTACTTCTCTGGTGAGCAAGCACTGAAAGCATCGGGTGAGAATAATACGATGAATCAGTTCTCTTAA
- a CDS encoding LysE/ArgO family amino acid transporter — protein sequence MISVAVKGAFVSGSLIVAIGSQNAFLLKSGLKNNYVMLVATLCFLGDVLLISTGVLGVGALLHESPLLTQLLTACGIAFLCWYGWLSAQSAWRGQSHLDIDNSEVSRNWVKVALMTLAMTFLNPHVYLDTIVVLGGITSSLNFEEKRWFLVGALTASAIWFYGVAYIAKKLIPLFANPRTWQILDSVIAVIMFSIAAGLVKTLLVSSS from the coding sequence ATGATTTCAGTTGCGGTAAAAGGAGCGTTTGTCTCAGGCAGTTTGATCGTGGCGATTGGTAGCCAAAATGCTTTTTTATTGAAGTCTGGTTTGAAAAATAACTACGTGATGCTGGTGGCTACGCTCTGTTTTTTAGGCGATGTGTTATTAATTAGCACCGGCGTACTTGGCGTAGGCGCGTTATTGCATGAATCGCCGTTGTTGACCCAACTTCTTACCGCTTGTGGAATTGCTTTTTTATGTTGGTACGGCTGGTTATCGGCCCAGTCGGCATGGCGCGGGCAAAGTCATTTGGATATCGATAATTCAGAAGTGAGCCGTAATTGGGTCAAAGTGGCGTTGATGACCTTAGCGATGACCTTCCTCAACCCGCATGTTTATTTGGATACCATAGTGGTACTCGGCGGCATTACTTCTTCGCTGAATTTTGAAGAAAAGCGCTGGTTTTTAGTTGGGGCATTAACCGCTTCAGCGATTTGGTTTTATGGCGTGGCCTATATTGCTAAGAAGTTGATCCCATTGTTCGCTAATCCAAGAACCTGGCAGATTTTAGATAGCGTGATCGCGGTGATTATGTTTTCGATCGCCGCAGGGTTGGTGAAGACGTTGTTAGTATCGAGTTCCTAG
- a CDS encoding ArgP/LysG family DNA-binding transcriptional regulator, which yields MFDYKLLESLERVAALKSFEAAAQELNITQSAVSQRISNLEQRVGAILIQRGKNLTLTPMGQELANHAIKVKQLELELHHVLGENGVSHPLKIVINADSLATWWFKATESFHQQHNVMFDILVEDQSEGLKHLEQGLAMGCLCSSNKPLAGIRCEYLGSMEYRFYCSPQFKQRYFPKKQTQSELEATLTTAPAVIFGADDKLQKQQFQLWGLPTQFPYHICPSSEGLADMILNGQGYGILPVIQAEPFTDRLVDIFPEREGINVPLYWHYWHQSGSVLNKLSQVLVGEKTKGLIR from the coding sequence ATGTTTGACTACAAATTATTAGAATCGCTCGAACGTGTGGCAGCATTAAAAAGTTTTGAGGCTGCGGCGCAAGAGCTCAACATTACGCAATCGGCGGTATCACAACGGATCAGCAATTTAGAGCAACGCGTTGGGGCGATTTTAATTCAACGTGGTAAGAACCTAACTTTAACCCCGATGGGACAAGAGTTAGCCAACCACGCCATTAAGGTGAAGCAGCTCGAGTTAGAATTGCATCACGTGCTTGGTGAAAATGGGGTTTCTCACCCACTGAAAATTGTCATTAATGCCGATAGCTTGGCAACATGGTGGTTTAAAGCAACCGAAAGTTTCCATCAACAACACAATGTGATGTTTGATATTTTGGTTGAAGATCAAAGCGAAGGGTTAAAACACCTTGAGCAAGGCTTGGCTATGGGCTGTTTATGCAGTTCGAATAAACCTCTTGCCGGCATCCGCTGTGAATACCTAGGCAGTATGGAATACCGTTTTTACTGCTCACCACAATTTAAGCAGCGTTACTTTCCTAAAAAGCAAACCCAATCTGAATTAGAAGCTACTTTAACTACCGCTCCCGCGGTGATTTTTGGTGCCGATGACAAACTGCAAAAGCAGCAATTTCAATTATGGGGCTTACCCACTCAATTCCCTTACCACATTTGTCCATCCAGTGAAGGACTGGCCGACATGATTTTAAACGGTCAAGGTTACGGTATTTTGCCCGTCATTCAGGCAGAACCTTTCACTGATCGATTGGTGGATATTTTCCCTGAGCGAGAAGGAATCAATGTCCCGCTATATTGGCACTATTGGCATCAAAGTGGATCGGTGCTGAATAAGCTGTCACAAGTGTTGGTTGGGGAGAAAACGAAGGGGTTGATAAGGTAG
- the prlC gene encoding oligopeptidase A, translated as MSNPLLSFTESKDGLPPFSQIKPEHVQPAVEQAIADCRAQVEKVLADGIEPSWATICEPLTETDDRLSRIWSPVSHLNSVKNSSELREAYEACLPLLSEYGTWVGQHKGLYEAYKALKASEEFATLSTAQQKSITDALKDFELSGIGLPLDQQKRYGEISKRLSELGSKFSNNVLDATMGWTKHITDEKQLAGMPESAMAAAKANAEAKELEGWLLTLEMPSYIPVMTYCDNQALRQEMYEAFVTRASDRGPNAGKWDNTEVMAEELKLRHEIARLLGFSSYAEKSLATKMAESPSQVMEFLNNLATKAKPQGEREVEELRQFAEQECGVTELNLWDIAYYSEKQKQKLFQISDEELRPYFPESKVVAGLFEVLNRVFGMTVTEKAGVDTWHESVKFFEITDANGELRGSFYLDLYAREHKRGGAWMDECRVRRTLADGSVQSPVAYLTCNFNKPVGDKPALFTHDEVVTLFHEFGHGIHHMLTQVEVAAVSGINGVPWDAVELPSQFLENWCWEEDALAFISGHYQTGEPLPKEMLDKMLAAKNFQSAMFILRQLEFGLFDFTLHSQYDPEIGAKVLETLAEVKAKVAVLPSLEWNRFSHAFSHIFAGGYSAGYYSYLWAEVLSSDAYSRFEEEGIFNTETGQSFLNNILEMGGSEEPMELFKRFRGREPQIDALLRHAGIEG; from the coding sequence ATGTCCAATCCGTTACTCTCGTTCACTGAATCCAAAGATGGTTTACCGCCATTTTCTCAAATCAAACCCGAACATGTGCAACCTGCGGTCGAACAAGCGATTGCCGATTGTCGCGCGCAAGTTGAAAAAGTATTAGCGGATGGTATTGAGCCAAGCTGGGCAACCATTTGTGAACCGTTAACGGAAACCGATGATCGTTTAAGCCGCATTTGGTCACCGGTAAGCCATTTGAATTCGGTGAAAAACAGCAGCGAATTACGTGAAGCCTATGAAGCTTGCTTGCCGCTATTATCGGAATACGGCACTTGGGTTGGACAACACAAAGGCTTGTATGAAGCCTATAAAGCGCTCAAAGCCAGTGAAGAATTTGCCACGTTGTCGACCGCACAACAAAAATCCATTACCGATGCATTAAAAGATTTTGAATTATCGGGCATTGGTTTACCTCTCGATCAGCAAAAACGTTATGGCGAGATCAGCAAGCGTTTGTCTGAGTTGGGCTCAAAATTCTCAAATAATGTGCTTGATGCCACCATGGGTTGGACGAAGCACATTACTGATGAAAAACAATTAGCCGGTATGCCAGAGTCGGCGATGGCCGCGGCCAAAGCCAATGCGGAAGCCAAAGAATTAGAAGGCTGGCTACTGACTTTAGAAATGCCATCTTATATCCCTGTGATGACGTATTGTGACAACCAAGCACTGCGCCAAGAAATGTACGAAGCGTTTGTGACGCGCGCCTCCGACCGCGGGCCGAATGCCGGTAAGTGGGATAACACCGAAGTGATGGCGGAAGAATTAAAACTGCGCCATGAAATCGCTCGTTTGCTTGGTTTTAGTTCTTACGCTGAAAAATCATTGGCAACCAAAATGGCGGAATCGCCTTCGCAAGTGATGGAGTTTTTGAATAATCTTGCCACCAAAGCCAAACCGCAAGGTGAACGTGAAGTGGAAGAATTGCGTCAATTTGCTGAGCAAGAATGTGGCGTAACCGAATTAAATTTATGGGACATCGCTTACTACAGCGAAAAGCAAAAACAGAAGCTATTCCAAATTTCTGATGAAGAGCTGCGTCCATACTTCCCAGAGTCAAAAGTCGTCGCTGGGCTATTTGAAGTATTAAACCGCGTATTCGGCATGACGGTGACGGAAAAAGCGGGTGTGGATACTTGGCATGAATCGGTGAAATTCTTTGAAATTACCGATGCCAATGGCGAGCTGCGTGGTAGCTTCTACCTTGATTTATACGCCCGTGAACATAAACGTGGCGGGGCATGGATGGATGAGTGCCGCGTACGTCGTACCCTTGCTGATGGCTCAGTGCAATCTCCGGTGGCGTACTTAACCTGTAACTTCAATAAGCCTGTCGGTGATAAGCCAGCGCTGTTTACTCATGATGAAGTGGTGACACTATTCCACGAATTTGGTCACGGCATTCACCACATGCTGACTCAAGTAGAAGTAGCCGCGGTCTCTGGTATCAATGGTGTGCCTTGGGATGCGGTCGAGTTACCAAGCCAGTTCCTCGAAAACTGGTGTTGGGAAGAAGACGCGCTGGCGTTCATTTCAGGTCACTATCAAACTGGTGAGCCATTACCAAAAGAAATGCTGGATAAAATGCTGGCGGCGAAGAACTTCCAATCGGCGATGTTTATTTTGCGTCAGCTTGAATTCGGTCTATTCGACTTCACGCTGCACTCGCAATACGATCCAGAAATTGGTGCGAAAGTGCTAGAAACGCTGGCAGAAGTGAAAGCCAAAGTCGCAGTCCTTCCAAGCCTAGAATGGAACCGTTTCTCACACGCTTTCAGTCACATCTTTGCGGGTGGCTACAGCGCGGGTTACTACAGCTACTTGTGGGCAGAAGTGTTATCGAGTGATGCCTATTCTCGCTTTGAAGAAGAAGGCATCTTCAACACAGAAACGGGTCAAAGTTTCCTCAATAACATCCTAGAAATGGGCGGCAGCGAAGAGCCGATGGAATTGTTCAAACGCTTCCGTGGCCGTGAGCCGCAAATCGATGCGCTATTGCGTCATGCGGGGATAGAAGGCTAA
- a CDS encoding 23S rRNA (adenine(2030)-N(6))-methyltransferase RlmJ has product MLSYRHSFHAGNHADVVKHIVQSLILNALKQKDKPFVYHDTHAGVGRYDLTHEWSEKTGEYKQGIARIWQQELPEEVTSYLDAIKVLNDSEELRYYPGSPRVARAHLRSQDRMVLTELHPSDHPLLEQEFHRDRQVSIHKKDGFEHLKATLPPKERRGLVLIDPPYELAHEYQDVVKAIAQSYKRWSTGVYAIWYPVVYRSNIDEILNGLKDLGIRKILQIELGVSPDSNERGMTASGMIVINPPWKLESQMNEILPLLKQAIAPATGHTTVEWVVPE; this is encoded by the coding sequence ATGCTGAGTTATCGCCACAGTTTCCACGCTGGCAACCATGCCGATGTAGTCAAACACATCGTACAAAGCCTCATTCTTAATGCCTTAAAGCAAAAAGACAAACCATTCGTGTATCACGATACCCACGCAGGCGTCGGCCGCTACGATTTAACTCACGAGTGGTCGGAAAAAACCGGCGAATACAAACAAGGCATTGCGCGCATTTGGCAGCAAGAGTTACCCGAAGAAGTGACCAGCTACCTGGATGCGATTAAGGTGCTCAATGATAGCGAAGAGCTGCGTTATTATCCGGGCTCTCCACGCGTAGCACGTGCTCACTTGCGTAGCCAAGATCGTATGGTGTTAACCGAACTTCACCCTAGCGATCATCCTCTTTTAGAACAAGAATTTCACCGCGATCGCCAAGTGTCCATTCACAAAAAAGACGGTTTTGAGCATTTAAAAGCAACCTTGCCACCGAAAGAGCGCCGCGGCTTAGTATTAATCGATCCACCGTATGAGCTGGCGCACGAATATCAAGATGTGGTCAAAGCTATCGCACAAAGTTACAAACGTTGGTCTACTGGCGTGTACGCAATTTGGTATCCTGTGGTGTATCGCAGCAATATTGATGAAATACTCAATGGCTTAAAAGACCTCGGCATTCGCAAAATTCTACAAATTGAATTAGGGGTTTCCCCTGATAGCAATGAGCGTGGCATGACCGCATCTGGCATGATAGTGATTAATCCACCTTGGAAACTTGAAAGCCAAATGAATGAGATTCTACCGCTGTTAAAGCAAGCTATTGCCCCAGCTACCGGGCACACAACCGTGGAATGGGTTGTACCCGAGTAA
- the gorA gene encoding glutathione-disulfide reductase — translation MAKHFDYICIGGGSGGIASANRAAMYGAKVALIEAQDLGGTCVNVGCVPKKVMWHGAQIAEAMHLYAKDYGFDVDVKGLNWSKLVESRQAYIGRIHQSYDRVLGNNKVEVIRGFAHFVDSKTVEVNGEHYTADHILIAVGGRPTIPNVPGAEYGIDSNGFFELNEQPKRVAVVGAGYIAVEIAGVLHALGTETHLFVRKESPLRSFDPMIVETLVEVMNTEGPTLHTHSVPKEVVKEADGSLTLHLENGESQNVDTLIWAIGRHPATDAINLDVTGVETNERGYIKVDEYQETNVKGIYCVGDIMEGGIELTPVAVKAGRQLSERLFNNKPEAKMDYNLVPTVVFSHPPIGTIGLTEQEAKAQYGEDNVKVYTSGFTAMYTAVTAHRQPCKMKLVCAGDDEKVVGLHGIGFTVDEMIQGFAVAMKMGATKADFDSVVAIHPTGSEEFVTMR, via the coding sequence ATGGCTAAGCATTTTGATTACATTTGTATCGGTGGTGGCAGTGGCGGTATTGCGTCTGCCAACCGTGCAGCCATGTATGGCGCCAAAGTGGCGTTAATCGAAGCACAAGACCTAGGTGGCACTTGCGTCAACGTAGGCTGTGTGCCGAAAAAAGTCATGTGGCACGGCGCTCAAATTGCAGAAGCCATGCACCTTTACGCCAAAGATTACGGTTTTGATGTCGACGTGAAAGGCCTAAATTGGAGCAAGCTAGTCGAAAGCCGCCAAGCCTACATTGGCCGCATTCATCAATCATACGATCGCGTTCTTGGTAACAATAAAGTGGAAGTGATCCGTGGCTTTGCTCACTTTGTAGACAGCAAAACTGTTGAAGTTAACGGCGAGCATTATACTGCTGATCATATTCTTATCGCTGTCGGTGGCCGCCCAACCATCCCAAATGTACCGGGGGCAGAATACGGTATCGACTCAAACGGTTTCTTTGAACTGAATGAGCAACCAAAGCGCGTTGCCGTGGTTGGCGCAGGTTATATTGCGGTTGAGATTGCTGGCGTATTACACGCACTCGGCACTGAAACCCATTTATTCGTGCGTAAAGAATCACCGCTACGCAGCTTCGACCCAATGATCGTTGAAACCTTAGTGGAAGTGATGAACACCGAAGGGCCTACGCTTCATACGCATTCAGTACCCAAAGAAGTGGTGAAAGAAGCCGATGGCAGTTTGACTCTGCACCTTGAAAACGGTGAAAGCCAAAACGTCGATACGCTTATCTGGGCGATTGGCCGTCACCCAGCGACCGATGCAATTAATCTTGATGTCACTGGCGTAGAAACCAACGAACGTGGTTACATCAAAGTGGATGAATACCAAGAGACTAATGTTAAAGGCATCTACTGTGTTGGCGACATCATGGAAGGCGGTATTGAACTGACTCCGGTAGCGGTTAAAGCAGGTCGTCAATTGTCTGAGCGTTTGTTCAACAACAAACCTGAAGCCAAAATGGATTACAACCTAGTTCCTACCGTGGTATTTAGCCACCCACCAATTGGCACCATTGGTTTAACGGAACAAGAAGCCAAAGCGCAATATGGTGAAGACAACGTCAAAGTGTACACTTCTGGCTTTACCGCCATGTACACCGCTGTGACGGCTCACCGTCAGCCTTGCAAAATGAAGCTGGTTTGTGCTGGAGACGATGAAAAAGTGGTTGGCCTACACGGCATTGGTTTCACGGTAGATGAAATGATCCAAGGCTTTGCGGTTGCCATGAAGATGGGCGCAACCAAAGCTGACTTTGACTCCGTAGTTGCCATTCACCCAACTGGTAGTGAAGAATTTGTGACTATGCGATAA
- a CDS encoding DUF481 domain-containing protein has protein sequence MFILLFSLLSYWTGTPITSLTNPDYRAYNSPYNYNHLQIGAGWQTDGLDIKLAGSYMLNENWILTGHYQNYFLHDGDFPTGKDAYGSKFNQSDFAIGSLYRIPITPSLDWVMGGQLSYDWYKDRDSSSTADQIVGIDYDDHSVGIRGLTGVRYALTDKIDVGADIGAKYAYDRTYLQTSAELNYYFTENIALGGQASYDDHDGHIGFYIRVSN, from the coding sequence ATGTTCATTTTGCTTTTTTCGTTACTCTCGTATTGGACAGGAACGCCAATTACGAGTTTAACCAATCCAGATTATCGCGCCTATAATTCGCCTTATAATTACAACCATTTACAAATAGGTGCGGGCTGGCAAACCGATGGCTTAGACATCAAATTAGCGGGCAGCTATATGCTGAATGAAAACTGGATTTTAACCGGCCATTACCAAAACTATTTTTTGCACGATGGTGATTTCCCAACGGGTAAAGACGCGTACGGTTCTAAATTTAACCAAAGCGATTTTGCGATAGGCAGTTTATATCGTATCCCAATCACCCCCTCTTTAGACTGGGTGATGGGCGGCCAATTAAGTTATGACTGGTATAAAGATCGCGATTCAAGTTCTACCGCGGATCAAATTGTGGGAATTGATTATGACGACCACAGTGTCGGTATACGCGGCTTAACTGGCGTTCGTTATGCCTTAACCGATAAGATTGATGTCGGGGCCGATATCGGTGCTAAATACGCTTATGACCGCACCTATCTACAAACTTCGGCCGAATTAAACTACTACTTCACTGAAAATATCGCTTTAGGCGGGCAAGCCAGTTACGACGACCACGATGGTCATATTGGTTTTTATATTCGCGTTTCAAACTAA
- a CDS encoding Gfo/Idh/MocA family protein, which translates to MLRLAIIGTNWITERFVQAALEVKEFELTAVYSRDAAKAAEFAAPFNSQAECFTDLQAMAQSDAFDAVYIASPNSLHYEQSVLMLEHGKHVICEKPIASNITQAEHMYQVAEANNVVLFEAFKTEYLPNFALIHEHLPKLGRVHKTFINYCQYSSRYQRYLDGENPNTFNPAFSNGSIMDIGFYCVSSSVALFGEPKSVKASAHLLDSGVDAHGTVILSYDDQDVVLSHSKVSDSNIPSEIQGEAGSMIIEHISECDHVILKLRGEEPMRFEVPQVENTMTYEASVFAEQIKQGKLCQKAKARALGVSRITTEVRKQTGVVFPTDQ; encoded by the coding sequence ATGCTACGTTTGGCAATTATCGGCACCAACTGGATCACAGAGCGCTTTGTACAAGCTGCACTGGAAGTTAAAGAATTCGAACTCACCGCGGTCTATTCTCGAGACGCAGCTAAGGCAGCTGAATTTGCCGCGCCATTTAATTCTCAAGCAGAATGTTTTACCGATCTACAGGCCATGGCACAAAGTGATGCGTTTGATGCAGTGTACATTGCCAGCCCAAACTCATTGCATTATGAGCAAAGTGTTTTGATGCTCGAACATGGCAAACATGTGATTTGTGAAAAGCCGATTGCGTCGAACATTACCCAAGCTGAGCACATGTACCAAGTGGCAGAAGCGAATAACGTGGTGCTATTTGAAGCGTTCAAAACCGAATATCTGCCGAACTTTGCCCTAATTCATGAGCACCTACCTAAGTTAGGCCGTGTGCACAAAACCTTCATTAACTACTGCCAATATTCGTCGCGTTACCAACGTTACCTCGATGGTGAAAACCCAAATACTTTTAATCCTGCTTTCTCAAATGGCTCGATTATGGACATTGGTTTTTACTGTGTATCGAGCTCAGTAGCCTTATTTGGCGAGCCAAAAAGCGTCAAAGCGAGTGCCCACTTACTTGATTCCGGCGTGGATGCACACGGTACGGTCATTTTAAGTTACGACGATCAAGACGTGGTGTTGTCGCACTCAAAAGTGTCAGATTCGAATATTCCAAGTGAGATTCAAGGTGAAGCGGGCTCGATGATTATTGAGCACATTTCTGAGTGTGATCATGTGATTTTAAAACTGCGTGGTGAAGAGCCGATGCGTTTTGAAGTGCCACAAGTGGAAAACACCATGACCTATGAAGCGAGCGTGTTTGCAGAGCAAATTAAGCAAGGCAAATTGTGTCAAAAAGCCAAAGCGCGTGCACTTGGCGTATCGCGTATTACAACTGAAGTACGTAAGCAAACCGGTGTGGTTTTTCCTACCGATCAATAA
- a CDS encoding ABC transporter permease has product MNQTTSTVAPSRWERFKQSDFLYYFLRDKVAMVSFAVFLAFFVAAFLSPWIAPTNPYDLTSIDIMNSELPPSWMDGGDSAFWLGTDDQGRDIFSTILYGSRLSLMIGFCAVAVQLFLGVIIGLSAGYFGGRIDSFLMRFADVQLSFSTMMVAIIVSAIFKASFGGEFYSEYAVLMLIVIIGVAEWPQYARTIRASVLAEKKKEYVEAARVMGFRSPRIMFRHILPNCLSPILVISTVQIANAIMSEAALSFLGLGLPVDQPSLGSLISIGFNYIFSGSWWITAFPGIVLVTIVLVINLLGDWLRDVFNPKLYKG; this is encoded by the coding sequence ATGAATCAGACGACTTCAACCGTGGCTCCTAGTCGTTGGGAGCGCTTTAAACAATCCGACTTTTTGTACTATTTCTTGCGCGACAAAGTGGCCATGGTCAGCTTTGCAGTGTTTTTGGCTTTCTTTGTGGCCGCATTTTTGTCGCCGTGGATTGCACCAACCAATCCGTACGATTTAACCTCGATTGATATTATGAATTCCGAGTTGCCTCCATCATGGATGGATGGTGGTGACAGTGCATTTTGGCTTGGTACTGATGACCAAGGGCGTGATATTTTCTCGACTATTTTGTACGGTTCACGATTGTCACTCATGATTGGCTTTTGTGCGGTGGCGGTGCAGTTGTTCCTCGGCGTGATTATTGGGCTATCTGCTGGTTACTTTGGTGGCCGTATTGATAGCTTCTTGATGCGTTTTGCTGATGTGCAATTATCGTTCTCAACCATGATGGTGGCGATCATCGTTTCTGCTATCTTCAAAGCGAGTTTTGGCGGTGAGTTTTACAGTGAATATGCGGTGTTAATGTTAATCGTAATTATCGGTGTGGCAGAGTGGCCGCAATACGCGCGTACCATTCGTGCATCGGTATTGGCTGAGAAGAAGAAAGAATACGTCGAAGCGGCGCGTGTGATGGGTTTCCGGTCACCTCGCATCATGTTCCGTCATATTCTGCCAAACTGTTTGTCGCCAATCTTGGTGATTTCAACCGTGCAGATTGCGAATGCGATTATGTCGGAAGCGGCATTATCATTCCTGGGCTTAGGTTTGCCGGTTGATCAACCATCACTCGGTTCATTGATCAGCATTGGTTTTAACTACATCTTCTCGGGTTCTTGGTGGATCACCGCCTTCCCAGGGATTGTTCTGGTCACGATTGTATTGGTGATTAACCTACTGGGTGACTGGTTACGTGATGTGTTTAACCCTAAATTGTATAAAGGTTAA